In the genome of Arachis stenosperma cultivar V10309 chromosome 2, arast.V10309.gnm1.PFL2, whole genome shotgun sequence, the window cgtttggacgccagtttgagacatcaaatctcgggcaaagtataaactattatacattgctggaaagctcaagatgtctactttccaacacaattaagatcacgccaattgggcttctgtagctctataAAATCCAcatcgagtgtagggaggtcagaatccaacagcatctgcagtcttttcTCAACCTCTGAATAAgaattttgctcaagtccctcaatttcagccagaaaatatctgaaatcacagaaaaacacacaaactcatagtaaagtccagaaatgttaattttgcataaaaactaataaaaatttactaaaaagtgactaaaacatactagaaactacctaaaaacaatgccaaaaagcgtataaattatccgctcatcaaagacCGACCTATACCTACAGACGCCTTAgcaaaaataaaattgacaAATATTGAAGACCAGCACACTATATTGGAGATGCTTTACAAGGGCAAGCAAAGGAACACCTTATCAAACTACTGCAGCAAAATATTGACTTGCTTGCTTGGACTCCGATAGACATGTCAGGTATTGACCCAAATATCATCTGTTATAGACTTGCTATCAACCCATCAATCCAACCTATAGCCCAGAAAAAGCTTCACCTTGGTACAGACAAGAGGGAAGCCTTCTTAGGAGAAACTCAGAAACTACTCAATGCTGGATTCATAAAGAAACTCATATTAATAAGCTGGTTAGCAAATGTGGTCATGGTTAAAAAACACAATGGTAAGTGGAAGATGTGTGTGGACTATACTGATCTCAAGAAGGCATGCCCAAAAGGCGCATATCCTCTACCTTATATTGACAAATTAGTTGATAGCTCATCTGATTTTCAATGCTTAAGTTTCATAGATGCATATTCTGGCTATAACCAAATACTTATGTATATGCCTAACCAAGATAAAACCATTTTCATTACTGACCATGGTAAGTTTTGTTATAAGGTTATGTCATTTGGACTAAAAAATGCAGGTGCAACTTATCATAGGCTAATGGACAAAATTTTTGCTAGCCAAATCGGACGAAATATAGAGGTATATGTATGATATGGTAGCAAAGACCAAATCCACTAGCGATCATATCAATGATCTAAAGGAAATCTTTCAATAACTCCGAGTGTACAGCATGAAACTAAACCCGAAAAAGGGTGCTTTGGAGTTTACGACGGCAAATTCCTCGGTTATATGCTAACTTGCCGAGGTATAGAGGCGAATCTAGAAAAATGCTAAGCTATATTGGAAATGAGGAGCTCCAAATCAATTAAGGAAGTCCAACAACTCACTGGCCATTTGGTAGCACTATCATGATTCCTACCTCGGATTGCACACCATTCACACCATTTCTTCAAAAcattaagaaaacaaaaagaattcaTCTAATGAAATGAATGCGAACAAGCATTCACTGAGCTAAAGAACATACTATCCTCACCACCTATATTCCAGAAACCAGAGCATGGTAGACCTCTCTACCTATATCTATCTATTACTAATCATGCTATTAGTTCTGTTTTGGTGACAGAAATAGGTAAGCAGCAACAACCAATATACTTCGTCAGTAAATCTCTTTAGAACACCAAATTAAGGTACTCAAAGCTAGAAAAACTAGCCTTGGCTCTTATCATAACTGGAAGACATCTATGACACTATTTTCAAAGCCACACTATCATAGTCCAGACAGAAAACCCACTTAGATAAATTCTAACACGGCCCGAACTCACCGAAAGACTAATCAAATGGTCTATAGAGCTCCCAGAGTATGATATCCAATACCAAGCACGAGGAGCCATCAAGTCTCAAGCACTAGCC includes:
- the LOC130962873 gene encoding uncharacterized protein LOC130962873, producing MSGIDPNIICYRLAINPSIQPIAQKKLHLGTDKREAFLGETQKLLNAGFIKKLILISWLANVVMVKKHNGKWKMCVDYTDLKKACPKGAYPLPYIDKLVDSSSDFQCLSFIDAYSGYNQILMYMPNQDKTIFITDHGATYHRLMDKIFASQIGRNIEKPEHGRPLYLYLSITNHAISSVLVTEIELPEYDIQYQARGAIKSQALANFIAELTLDEPLSHDEIWMLYVDGASNVQGSGAGILLENVKGMTIEQYLQFTFHASNNQAEYEALIASLKLANTLGIIHLNVNHRFPISHATSNN